The DNA window ATCGCGAATACCTGGGCGTATCGTTCGCCAACAGTGTATTGCTGGGCTACCTCACGGCCACCGTCCTGACGTTTATCCCGACAAAGAAATACGCGTTTGCCGCCGGTAAAACGGGAAATACCGGGCGCGAAGCCATCAAGTTTCTGGGTATCGCGCTGGTAGCCCTCGTCGTGCAGGTTTACGTGTCGAAATTCACATTGGAGTGGGTTGCCAATCCCATGTTTCCCGGTTTGCCGCAGTGGGCGCGCGAAAAAGGATCACACGTGGTTGGCATGGGGATGAGTTTTCTGGCCAATTATTTTGGTCATAAGCTGCTTACCTTCCGCAGCACGGGCGTTTACGACAAAATCCGCTCCCGCAACCGGAACGATTAACTCCGTTTCGTACAAAAACGAATTAGACTTTTCGATGAGCCAGTGCATTTTTTGTGCGCTGGCTTCTGTTTTTATTGTATTTTCTTAGAACGAATTATATTTGTGGCTTAAACAATTACCTACCATAACAATGAAAAAAGTTTTCGCTCTCCTGTTCATCGGTAGCACGCTGACGTTCGCTGCCTGCCAAAGCAAGCCCAAGACTGAAGAGGCTGCTACCACCACGACTGATTCGGCAATGACAACGATGTCGACCGACACCACGACGATGGCCGGTGATTCTGCTACGTCGACGACGATGGTTACGACCACTGAGTCGACTTCGGCCGTTGCTGACAGCGCGAAGTAAACAGAGCACTCAGAATGTTTGTGAAAAGCCCTATTTTTATAGGGCTTTTCACGTTTATATACCTTGATTAATTCGTTCGATACGCTTGTGCCAGCTCCGGCCGCGGCTTATTGTCAGCAGCTTCATCAGACGTACAGCTTTGCGTTTCAGCTGGCGCGTTCCCGTCGGTCGCGGCTGGGCGATTTTCGCGTATGGACTGATGGCCGGACGCAGATTACGGTCAATGCTGATCTGAATCCATGGCGTTTCCTGATCACGTACGTGCACGAAGTAGCCCATGCACACGTCAACAAGCATAATCGTCGGCCAACGGCTCCCCACGGCCCGGCCTGGCAGCTGGCATTTCAGCAACTAATGCAACCGCTGCTGACAGATGCTGTTTTCTTCCATGTCGTGCTGGAGCCGCTACGACAATACCTACAGAAACCGGCAGCTACAACCTACGGTAATGCGACACTAACGCTGGCTTTGCGACAGCTTGACACAGCATCAGACCGATCGGCCGCTGCTGCCAGTATGACGTTGGCTGATATGGCCGAGGGGACGGTGTTTACACTTAATAAAAAGAAGTACGTTCGGGGTACGTTGCGCCGGACACGTGTCGTTTGTAAAGAGCTGGCGTCCGGGAAGTCGTACACAGTGGTCGCGCATGCGTGGGTGGAACTGGCTTAATCTTGGATGGACCGTTGTAGGTCTGCTGATAATCGGCAGGCTAAACAGCTACGCGCAGGCCAGCGGGCCGGC is part of the Spirosoma rhododendri genome and encodes:
- a CDS encoding GtrA family protein, with product MNVSEIQPPKAREYRDFFTFFLTALLGASINFISQLLYREYLGVSFANSVLLGYLTATVLTFIPTKKYAFAAGKTGNTGREAIKFLGIALVALVVQVYVSKFTLEWVANPMFPGLPQWAREKGSHVVGMGMSFLANYFGHKLLTFRSTGVYDKIRSRNRND
- a CDS encoding SprT-like domain-containing protein yields the protein MINSFDTLVPAPAAAYCQQLHQTYSFAFQLARSRRSRLGDFRVWTDGRTQITVNADLNPWRFLITYVHEVAHAHVNKHNRRPTAPHGPAWQLAFQQLMQPLLTDAVFFHVVLEPLRQYLQKPAATTYGNATLTLALRQLDTASDRSAAAASMTLADMAEGTVFTLNKKKYVRGTLRRTRVVCKELASGKSYTVVAHAWVELA